Proteins from one Nerophis lumbriciformis linkage group LG08, RoL_Nlum_v2.1, whole genome shotgun sequence genomic window:
- the pomt2 gene encoding protein O-mannosyl-transferase 2, giving the protein MDISSQSNILMEKTQCTIQSCIKGDTALRNRKIRTLKTPCTAPSNDKKDSHLSVDDSRQSNETQRRRSSSNDEPSRSKGWLLLVAGLSFSTRLYKIKEPPHVCWDETHFGKMGSYYINRTFFFDVHPPLGKMLIGLAGYMSGYDGTFPFTKPGDNYEHHNYWGMRVLCAGLGSFLPICSYLIVLQSSHSHTAALIASTLLIFDTGCITISQYILLDPILMFFIMAAVLSMVKFNQQHYRPFSSPWWFWMGLTGINLSGAVGVKFVGVFVILLVGLNTVSDLWKLLGNLDLTLVDFAKHLLARVVALILLPVFLYVTIFAIHIVVLNKSGPGDGFFSSAFQSRLIGNNLHNASMPEYLAYGSTITLKNLRIAGGYLHSHWHLYPEGVGAKQQQVTAYLHKDYNNLWLVHRQSNTNSKWGAPDLVRHGDIIRLEHKETTRNLHSHLHEAPLTKKHFQVTGYGMNGTGDNNDLWKVEVCGGRKGDPLKVLRSKVRFLHKATGCVLFSSGKTLPKWGWDQVEVTCSPYLKETLSSQWNIEDHINPKLPNINLSLLKPHFLEILMESHIVMIRGNSGLKPKDNEMTSKPWHWPINYQGLRFSGVNETEYRVYLLGNPVVWWLNLACLGLYLILVAVASVAFQRGVSMSQSRKDHCFVLMRGGGLFFLGWLLHYVPFYTMSRVLYYHHYFPAMLFSSMLTGITLDFLLKMADLLFHPPYCERLQRVGKVFILLVIFYSFYLFHPLTYGMTGPLAHEPGSSMTRVKWMESWDF; this is encoded by the exons ATGGACATATCTTCCCAGTCTAATATTCTAATGGAAAAGACACAATGCACAATTCAGTCTTGCATAAAAGGGGACACAGCACTACGGAATAGAAAGATTCGGACCTTAAAAACGCCATGCACAGCTCCATCAAATGACAAAAAGGATTCGCACTTGTCAGTAGATGACAGTCGGCAATCCAATGAGACACAAAGACGAAGAAGCTCAAGCAATGATGAACCTTCCAGGAGTAAAGGTTGGCTTCTATTGGTGGCAGGACTCTCTTTTTCCACACGCCTCTACAAAATAAAAGAACCCCCTCATGTGTG CTGGGATGAGACACACTTCGGGAAGATGGGAAGCTATTACATCAACAGGACCTTTTTTTTTGACGTCCACCCTCCTCTAGGAAAA ATGCTGATCGGACTTGCTGGTTACATGAGTGGTTACGATGGCACCTTTCCATTTACAAAACCTGGAGATAACTATGAACACCACAACTATTGGGGGATGAGAGTG TTATGTGCAGGGTTAGGCTCTTTTCTCCCCATATGTTCCTACCTCATCGTATTGCAGTCGTCTCACTCTCACACTGCTGCTCTCATTGCTTCTACTCTGCTCATATTTG ACACGGGCTGTATCACTATTTCGCAGTACATTCTGTTGGACCCGATACTCATGTTCTTCATCATGGCAGCAGTATTGAGCATGGTTAAGTTCAACCAACAACATTACAG GCCTTTTTCTTCCCCCTGGTGGTTTTGGATGGGTTTAACTGGTATAAATCTGTCTGGTGCTGTTGGGGTGAAGTTTGTGGGTGTGTTTGTCATCCTGCTGGTGGGACTGAACACAGTGTCTGACCTCTGGAAGCTTTTGGGGAATCTGGACCTGACACTG GTGGATTTTGCAAAGCACCTCCTGGCTCGCGTTGTCGCGCTTATCCTGCTTCCCGTCTTTCTCTATGTCACAATATTTGCAATCCACATTGTTGTGCTGAACAAAAG TGGACCAGGAGATGGTTTTTTCAGTTCTGCCTTCCAGTCTCGCCTCATTGGGAACAACCTACACAACGCATCCATGCCTGAAT ACCTGGCATATGGCTCCACCATCACACTGAAAAACCTTCGCATTGCTGGAGGCTATTTGCACTCCCACTGGCACTTATATCCAGAGGGAGTGGGGGCAAAACAACAGCAG GTTACAGCCTATCTGCACAAGGACTACAACAACTTGTGGCTGGTTCACAGGCAAAGCAATACAAACT CTAAGTGGGGAGCTCCTGATCTGGTCCGCCATGGCGACATCATCAGATTGGAACACAAAGA AACTACTCGCAACCTTCACAGTCACCTCCATGAGGCTCCTCTGACGAAGAAGCACTTCCAGGTTACAGGTTATGGCATG AATGGTACAGGCGACAACAATGACCTTTGGAAAGTTGAGGTTTGTGGAGGTCGCAAAGGTGACCCACTCAAGGTGTTGCGCAGCAAAGTTCGTTTTCTGCACAAAGCTACCGGTTGCGTCCTTTTTTCGTCTGGAAAAACCCTCCCCAAGTG GGGCTGGGATCAAGTGGAGGTCACGTGTAGTCCCTACTTGAAGGAAACTCTCAGTTCTCAGTGGAACATCGAAGACCATATCAATCCCAAAT TGCCTAACATCAACCTGTCTCTCCTAAAGCCCCATTTTCTAGAGATCTTAATGGAGTCCCACATTGTGATGATAAGA GGCAACAGCGGTTTGAAGCCTAAAGACAATGAGATGACCTCCAAACCCTGGCACTGGCCCATTAACTATCAG GGATTAAGATTCTCTGGAGTGAATGAAACAGAGTATCGTGTATACTTGCTTGGAAAccct GTGGTGTGGTGGCTGAATCTGGCATGTTTGGGATTGTATCTGATCCTGGTTGCAGTGGCCTCGGTTGCCTTTCAAAGAGGCGTCTCTATGAGCCAAAGTAGAAAAG ACCATTGTTTTGTACTCATGAGAGGAGGTGGCCTCTTTTTCCTTGGTTGGCTATTGCACTACGTACCTTTCTACACCATGAGCCGGGTCCTCTATTACCATCACTACTTCCCTGCTATGCTTTTTagcagcatgctaacag GAATCACACTGGACTTCCTGTTGAAGATGGCCGACCTTCTGTTTCACCCGCCTTATTGTGAGCGGCTACAGAGAGTCGGGAAGGTGTTCATTCTGTTAGTTATTTTTTACAG TTTCTACCTGTTCCACCCGCTCACCTATGGCATGACGGGGCCTCTGGCACATGAACCTGGGAGCTCAATGACAAGAGTGAAGTGGATGGAGTCTTGGGACTTTTAA